From a single Mycosarcoma maydis chromosome 2, whole genome shotgun sequence genomic region:
- a CDS encoding putative 60S ribosome biogenesis nucleolar G-protein, with translation MATIKTPIAPVPTANDFLDIVLSKTQRKTPTVVHPGWKITRIRSFYMRKVMFTKDAFAEKLDAILKEFPIMDNLHPFVSSLLNVLYDKNHYKLALGQLNTAKHLIEQVSKDYIRLIKFGDSLYRCKQLKRAALGRMATIMKRQKDPLAYLEQVRQHMSRLPPIDPSTRTLLICGYPNVGKSSFINKVTRSDVDVKPYAFTTKSLFVGHMDYKYLRWQVIDTPGILDHPLEEMNTIEMQSITALAHLRAAVLYFMDLSEQCGYTVEAQVQLFNSIKPLFANKPCVLAINKTDAKRLSDLEPERAALVQSIIDESDGKVKLAELSTYTDEGVMETRNLACDVLLASRVETKMKGSKINTVLNRLHVAQPKSRDDVERSAYIPEAIANGSIKKFDRKDPERRKTLRDEQEENGGAGVFNIDIKRDYMLANDEWKYDHIPEIYEGKNIADFVDPDILDKLDALEREEEKLEAEGFYADSGDEESIVDEEEEAIRTAAAAIRERQQKAKLAAQDRSMVKNQARVPRKFQERTLSQMAERMREIGVDPSSVTARAEMLAKAKGLTGKRKRSGADDDDDENMDEDDQDADEAAWEDDEDMDTEEADTSASRKARKSNVGGRLLSSTQAPVNRSGGHVSARAGPARVSASDRQLAGLKNSEQLEKARKLRELALRPGNWHAKAGESDRVIKEKKPKWLFAGKRGKGTSRSR, from the coding sequence ATGGCGACGATCAAGACCCCCATCGCTCCGGTTCCGACCGCGAACGACTTCCTCGATATTGTTCTCTCCAAGACACAACGAAAGACGCCCACCGTCGTTCATCCAGGATGGAAAATCACACGTATCCGCTCCTTCTACATGCGCAAGGTCATGTTCACCAAGGATGCTTTTGCAGAGAAGCTTGACGCCATTCTCAAAGAGTTTCCCATCATGGATAACCTGCATCCCTTTGTCTCGTCGCTCCTCAACGTCCTCTATGACAAGAACCACTACAAACTTGCGCTCGGTCAGCTCAACACTGCCAAGCACCTCATTGAGCAGGTCTCCAAGGACTACATTCGCCTTATCAAATTTGGCGACTCGCTCTATCGatgcaagcagctcaagcgtGCAGCGCTTGGTCGTATGGCCACCATCATGAAGCGTCAGAAGGATCCTCTTGCCTACCTCGAGCAGGTCCGCCAGCACATGTCGCGTCTTCCTCCCATTGATCCCAGTACGCGTACCCTCCTCATCTGTGGTTATCCCAACGTTGGCAAATCGAGTTTCATCAATAAGGTCACCCGATCCGACGTTGATGTCAAGCCCTACGCTTTTACCACCAAGTCGCTCTTTGTCGGTCACATGGACTACAAGTACCTCCGATGGCAGGTCATCGATACTCCGGGAATCCTTGACCACCCTCTAGAGGAGATGAACACCATCGAGATGCAGTCCATCACCGCACTCGCACATCTTCGTGCCGCCGTCCTGTACTTTATGGATCTCTCCGAGCAGTGCGGCTACACCGTCGAGGCTCAGGTGCAGCTCTTCAACAGCATCAAACCTCTGTTTGCCAACAAGCCTTGCGTTCTTGCCATCAACAAGACCGATGCTAAGCGCCTTTCCGATCTCGAGCCCGAGCGCGCCGCTTTAGTCCAAagcatcatcgacgagtCGGACGGCAAGGTCAAActtgccgagctgagcaCATACACCGACGAGGGTGTCATGGAAACCAGAAATCTCGCCTGCGATGTGCTACTCGCATCGCGTGTAGAGACCAAGATGAAGGGCAGCAAGATCAACACTGTTCTCAACCGACTTCACGTTGCTCAGCCCAAGTCGCGCGATGACGTCGAGCGCTCTGCTTACATTCCCGAGGCCATCGCCAACGGTTCGATCAAGAAGTTCGACCGTAAAGATCCTGAACGTCGCAAGACACTGCGGGACGAACAGGAGGAGAACGGCGGTGCCGGTGTTTTCAACATCGACATTAAGCGCGACTACATGCTTGCCAACGACGAGTGGAAATACGACCACATTCCCGAAATCTACGAGGGCAAGAACAttgccgactttgtcgacCCCGATATCCTCGACAAactcgacgctctcgagcgcgaggaggagaaACTCGAAGCCGAAGGTTTCTACGCCGACAGTGGCGATGAGGAATCCATCGttgacgaagaggaggaggcaaTTCGCactgcggctgcagccATTCGCGAGCGCCAGCAAaaggccaagctcgccgcaCAGGACCGTAGCATGGTCAAGAACCAGGCACGCGTGCCGCGCAAGTTCCAGGAACGCACCTTGTCCCAGATGGCCGAGCGAATGCGCGAGATTGGTGTCGACCCAAGCAGCGTCACTGCTCGTGCTGAAATGCtcgccaaggccaagggCCTCACcggcaagcgcaagcgatccggtgccgatgatgacgacgatgaaaatatggacgaggatgacCAAGACGCTGACGAGGCTGCCTGggaggatgacgaagacATGGACACTGAGGAGGCCGACACTAGTGCCTCGAGAAAAGCGCGCAAGAGCAACGTGGGTGGACGTCTACTTTCGTCGACCCAGGCGCCTGTCAATCGTTCCGGTGGCCACGTTAGCGCGCGCGCAGGGCCAGCGCGTGTCTCGGCATCCGATCGACAGCTCGCCGGTCTCAAGAACTcggagcagctcgaaaaggcaaGGAAGCTGCGCGAGCTGGCGCTTCGACCAGGAAACTGGCATGCAAAGGCCGGAGAGTCGGATCGTGTTatcaaggagaagaagccCAAGTGGCTCTTTGCGGGCAAGCGTGGCAAGGGTACTTCGAGGTCGCGTTAA
- a CDS encoding mitochondrial 54S ribosomal protein uL5m (related to 60s ribosomal protein l7, mitochondrial precursor), with product MNTSTTVTTTVNMLRQAGVRSTRAFRASTSSLAGASAGSSRMLNTAAKSPRTTLRPHPVVIGPTQLNRYQEHYRTTLASDLLYMTYDPAVNLDASIPASSDASPSTPSNPASSGDMLDRQRSWNPEDPYTVNRPQRPARGNRRLSPLTKPLSLTNTLNEIPKLDRIILTCFSKEAIANKHALVPLIAQMRAITGLSVQARYQTLPLLSLALPRQLDQGTHRDHSSMPVGVKAILPAPVAHEFLEVLTTFVLPRLRSFAGFPLPPASQPPASPAAMSGVVSLGMHPEAIPLFPQIEINLDQYPNKPLGFQIDCITNQRGRKATEKARALLSGLGIPFVRRGDM from the exons ATGAACACCTCGACAACGGTGACAACGACGGTCAACATGCTTCGTCAAGCTGGTGTGCGCTCCACTCGAGCATTTCGAGCTTCGACATCGTCTCTGGCTGGTGCTTCGGCTGGCTCGTCGCGCATGCTCAACACCGCTGCCAAATCACCGCGTACCACACTTCGCCCGCATCCCGTCGTGATTGGACCAACACAGCTCAACCGCTACCAGGAGCACTACCGCACCACTTTGGCTTCAGACCTGCTGTACATGACCTACGATCCCGCTGTCAACCTCGATGCCTCGATTCCTGCTTCTAGCGACGCCTCTCCGAGCACACCCTCGAACCCGGCTTCTTCCGGTGACATGCTCGACCGACAACGATCATGGAACCCTGAAGATCCATACACAGTCAACCGACCGCAGCGACCCGCGCGTGGTAACCGACGACTCTCCCCGCTTACCAAACCTCTGTCGCTTACCAACACGCTCAACGAGATTCCCAAGCTCGATAGGATCATCCTCACATGTTTCAGCAAAGAAGCCAtcgccaacaagcacgCACTTGTTCCGCTTATCGCCCAGATGCGCGCCATCACGGGCTTGAGCGTCCAAGCTCGCTATCAGACCCTTCCGTTGCTGTCACTGGCTCTTCCACGCCAACTCGACCAGGGGACACATCGAGATCATTCGAGC ATGCCTGTCGGTGTCAAGGCGATTTTGCCCGCACCTGTGGCACATGAATTTCTCGAGGTGTTGACAACCTTTGTCCTGCCAAGATTGAGGAGTTTCGCCGGTTTCCCATTGCCTCCGGCCAGTCAACCGCCTGCAAGCCCTGCAGCCATGTCGGGCGTAGTCAGTCTGGGTATGCACCCAGAGGCGATCCCGCTCTTCCCACAGATCGAGATCAACCTTGATCAATACCCGAACAAGCCACTTGGCTTCCAGATCGATTGCATCACCAACCAGAGAGGTAGAAAGGCAACCGAAAAGGCGAGGGCGCTGTTGAGCGGGCTCGGCATTCCGTTTGTCAGGAGGGGTGACATGTAA
- a CDS encoding putative delta-1-pyrroline-5-carboxylate dehydrogenase, with the protein MASVPQAPQFGLFSLPPIKNEPMRNYEPKSEDRIKLQQAVDEMIAAGPFEVPVVINGEKIKTGKVAQQPNPSNHSHILCNYHEADEALVEKAIEGSLKAKTAWENMPWNDRAAIFLKAADLIASKYRYKVLAATMLGQGKNVWQAEIDAAAEICDFYRFSAKYIQELYSSQPPECSPNTWNRTEYRPLEGFVLAVSPFNFLAIAAGNLICAPAMTGNVVVWKPSPMSIYSNYVAYEILREAGLPDGVIQFVPGPAPEIVGAAINHREFAGLHFTGSTHVFRQLWKQIGNNLDKYRGYPRIVGETGGKNFHMVHKSANVDAAVTQSIRAAFEYQGQKCSALSRLYVPKSMWQGEFKQKLLDQIAQISVGPVQEFKHFMGPVIAKHSFEKIMGLIEAAKKEGGEVLCGGQGDDSKGWYIQPTVIETKDPKSVTMVNEIFGPVITVYAYPDDEFEKTCELIDTTTEYALTGSIFSADRYALIRASNLLRNASGMMYFNDKCTGAVVGQQPFGGARASGTNDKAGSISIFYRFVSARTIKETTIDPTTHIYLSNLE; encoded by the coding sequence ATGGCTTCTGTACCTCAAGCGCCCCAATTTGGGCTTTTCTCATTGCCTCCCATCAAGAACGAGCCCATGCGCAACTATGAGCCCAAGAGCGAAGACCGCATCAAGCTCCAGCAGGCTGTCGATGAGATGATTGCCGCCGGTCCTTTCGAGGTCCCTGTGGTCATTAATGGcgaaaagatcaagacAGGCAAGGTTGCCCAGCAGCCCAACCCTTCCAACCACTCGCACATTCTCTGCAACTACCAcgaagccgacgaggcGCTCGTAGAGAAGGCTATCGAAGGATCGCTCAAGGCCAAGACCGCTTGGGAGAACATGCCCTGGAACGACCGTGCCGCCATCTTTCTCAAGGCAGCCGATCTCATCGCTTCTAAGTACCGCTACAAAGTGCTCGCTGCTACCATGCTCGGTCAGGGCAAGAACGTCTGGcaagccgagatcgacgctgctgccgaaaTTTGCGATTTCTACCGCTTCAGCGCAAAGTACATCCAGGAGCTCTACTCGTCGCAGCCTCCCGAGTGCTCGCCCAACACCTGGAACCGCACCGAGTACCGCCCTCTCGAAGGtttcgtgcttgctgtcTCCCCCTTCAACTTCCTCGCGATCGCCGCTGGTAACTTAATCTGCGCTCCTGCCATGACCGGTAACGTCGTGGTCTGGAAGCCGTCCCCCATGTCAATTTACTCCAACTACGTTGCCTACGAGATCCTTCGTGAGGCCGGTCTTCCCGATGGTGTCATCCAGTTTGTCCCCGGTCCCGCTCCAGAGATTGTCGGTGCTGCCATCAACCACCGCGAATTCGCAGGACTCCACTTCACTGGCTCCACTCACGTCTTCCGTCAGCTCTGGAAGCAGATCGGCAACAACCTCGACAAGTACCGGGGCTACCCCCGCATTGTCGGCGAGACCGGTGGTAAAAACTTCCACATGGTCCACAAGTCGgccaacgtcgatgctgccgtcACCCAGTCGATCCGTGCTGCTTTCGAGTACCAGGGTCAGAAGTGTTCGGCGCTTTCGCGTCTCTATGTGCCCAAGTCCATGTGGCAGGGCGAGTTCAAGcaaaagctgctcgaccagATCGCTCAGATCTCGGTCGGCCCCGTCCAAGAGTTCAAGCACTTTATGGGCCCCGTCATCGCCAAGCACTCGTTTGAGAAGATCATGGGCTTGatcgaggctgccaagaaggaggGTGGCGAGGTCCTCTGTGGCGGTCAGGGTGACGACTCCAAAGGTTGGTACATTCAGCCCACCGTTATTGAAACCAAGGATCCCAAGTCGGTCACCATGGTCAACGAGATCTTTGGCCCCGTCATCACTGTCTATGCTTATCCCGATGACGAGTTTGAAAAGACCTGCGAGTTGAtcgacaccaccaccgaATATGCTCTCACGGGCTCCATCTTCTCGGCTGACCGATATGCACTGATCCGCGCTAGCAACCTGCTCCGCAACGCCTCGGGCATGATGTACTTCAACGATAAGTGCACCGGTGCCGTTGTCGGTCAGCAGCCCTTTGGCGGTGCTCGTGCCTCGGGTACAAACGACAAGGCCGgctccatctcgatcttctACCGATTTGTTTCGGCCCGCACCATCAAGGAGACCACCATCGACCCCACCACCCACATCTACCTCAGCAACCTTGAGTGA
- a CDS encoding uncharacterized protein (related to ANT1 - peroxisomal ATP carrier) — translation MAEEPLTPFGQALAGALGGVFSNAVIYPLDTVKTRIQAGQKSAVVAGKEARDPKDPSKTIVTVPQNAGMIKGILHIIRSKEGVAGLYKGFGASMVNTFSTGFAYFYWYSVVRTLYQKRLAQRSASGVAVLSTAAELVLGAIAGALAQIFTIPVSVIATRQQLGTTENAKDGKPTDESFLGVAKDILKEDGVTGLWRGLKPSLVLTVNPAITYGVFERVKTIILATSLDGKMTPGKSFLVGALSKTLATVVTFPYILSKIRLQAKNTKYNGAIDCLKQIAQEHGIKGWYQGMQAQITKAVLAQALLFFFRDYFEVWTRQILKVSKKTVVA, via the coding sequence ATGGCGGAAGAACCCTTGACACCATTCGGACAGGCGCTTGCCGGCGCGCTCGGAGGTGTATTTTCCAATGCTGTCATCTACCCGCTGGATACAGTCAAGACACGCATCCAGGCTGGGCAGAAGTCCGCTGTGGTAGCAGGAAAAGAGGCACGAGACCCCAAGGACCCCTCCAAGACCATCGTCACTGTGCCTCAGAACGCCGGCATGATCAAAGGTATTCTCCACATTATCCGTAGCAAGGAAGGCGTCGCTGGCTTGTACAAGGGCTTCGGTGCCAGCATGGTGAATACGTTCTCGACAGGGTTTGCCTACTTTTATTGGTACTCGGTGGTGCGCACGCTCTATCAGAAGCGTCTGGCGCAGCGTAGCGCCTCGGGTGTTGCTGTGCTGAGCAccgctgctgagcttgtgTTGGGTGCCATCGCCGGTGCGCTCGCACAAATCTTCACCATTCCTGTTAGCGTCATTGCGACTCGACAGCAGCTCGGCACTACCGAAAACGCCAAGGACGGCAAGCCGACCGACGAGAGCTTCTTGGGAGTGGCCAAGGACATTCTCAAGGAAGACGGCGTTACCGGCTTGTGGCGTGGACTCAAGCCTTCGCTGGTGCTCACCGTCAATCCCGCCATCACGTACGGTGTATTTGAGCGCGTCAAGACCATCATTCTTGCCACGTCGCTCGATGGCAAGATGACGCCCGGCAAGTCGTTCCTGGTCGGAGCGCTGTCCAAGACGTTGGCCACAGTGGTCACTTTCCCCTACATCTTGAGTAAGATTCGCTTGCAAGCCAAGAACACAAAGTACAACGGTGCCATCGACTGCCTCAAGCAGATCGCACAGGAGCACGGTATCAAGGGATGGTATCAGGGCATGCAGGCACAGATCACCAAGGCCGTACTTGCTCAGGCGCTGCTGTTCTTCTTCAGAGATTACTTTGAGGTTTGGACTCGCCAGATCCTCAAGGTCAGCAAGAAGACGGTCGTTGCATGA
- a CDS encoding uncharacterized protein (related to MDM31 - Mitochondrial inner membrane protein required for mitochondrial morphology and inheritance), with product MPRRSSRLSAALSAAAGPSTSTSTVQRMAVGITPPQQSARKATSTNETASCFRTARSPSHASEPNITPYYAKSLCDPSSPSLGDASSSYLAVQSFFTQLARPTIQQQAVSRITAASPASHAGVLTRLRHAIRPASSILQQARGFRAAQIPRADDKDQSRSDNAKTHAAPTDSATKHAKHPVSQATGSSHPHAEHSHDAVKAPSPSTELTKAERAYHHFANYPASLRRLAMRAVPTSSQNGQGQLSKANEVQPHELQRLRPSKEDLLRYAQGFWTRLRIRFKWFTIRGFRRFNADDISAFFTLGGFTTAVFIIVGTTTFFSLIFAALNALNLQEWIARKIADYLTAETGVTVVFESAIVPKWKESKISFKNVFISRRAHSDVDSLLEERRQKARDRNRDRPNKVKRRTALTAGDGMAWEGTHYDEVEEVAPPMSDEARGEDLAEDDTINTNYTMFDLQVDSIDVTLSLQRWFDGKGLVEDAVVRGVRGIVDRRNVFWDPNKPYDPKAARRAPRHGDFELESLVVEDFLVTVYQPNDFRPFNFSIFSAHIPKLRKQWLFYDLLSADSITGQVDGCLFSLHKPQNISRTVEQDREISNSKWKTMSRMRVDGVNFDHIQNQSDLTGPISWILSGKFDVVADIKFPRDLDDEADINTIIIEVLDNLTAALSGESNRDCDDDPIPGQHRLSGPAIEAPVSAVGATAERVRKENEEARRQGRDPSSAGVQRRAVADANATSDNSTESSSSSSLSPQLTQDGEKTKTSIPPPTVVIDMDVRFKDIKAAVPLFTNDISYRTNAFVRPIVAFMNANKTLIPIRCRIVMDLSEFDGSLDLAQTGLLPVVSEKIYEALANHVASQNASTKRLKNVSLWSLQVSANAALNLVTLLRNTMARTTGTNGAIATKHSN from the coding sequence ATGCCGCGACGCAGCTCAAGGCTAAGCGCAGCACTGAGCGCAGCTGCGGGGCCGTCAACTTCCACATCGACAGTGCAGCGTATGGCTGTTGGAATCACACCGCCACAACAATCCGCAAGAAAGGCAACCTCCACCAACGAGACAGCGTCTTGTTTCCGAACGGCTCGATCGCCTTCCCACGCATCAGAACCAAACATTACACCATACTATGCTAAGAGCTTGTGCGACCCTTCAAGTCCATCATTGGGCGATGCATCAAGCAGCTATCTTGCAGTGCAGTCCTTCTTCACACAACTCGCAAGGCCGACGATCCAGCAACAAGCGGTTTCACGTATCACTGCTGCCTCTCCAGCATCGCATGCTGGCGTGCTCACTCGATTGAGGCATGCGATTCGGCCTGCCAGTAGCATCCTACAGCAAGCTCGTGGCTTCCGTGCTGCCCAGATACCTCGAGCGGACGATAAAGACCAGTCAAGATCAGACAATGCCAAGACACATGCCGCTCCCACAGATTCCGCGACGAAGCACGCCAAGCATCCTGTCTCACAAGCGACTGGATCTTCTCATCCCCATGCAGAGCATAGTCACGACGCTGTCAAAGCGCCGTCTCCGAGCACAGAGTTGACGAAAGCCGAACGCGCCTATCATCATTTTGCCAATTATCCAGCATCGCTGCGTCGCTTGGCTATGCGTGCTGTCCCCACATCCTCCCAGAATGGTCAGGGCCAACTGTCGAAAGCCAATGAAGTGCAGCCGCACGAACTCCAGCGCCTCCGGCCGTCGAAAGAGGACTTGCTGCGGTATGCACAGGGCTTCTGGACTCGACTTCGCATTCGGTTCAAGTGGTTCACCATTCGCGGTTTCCGCCGCTTCAATGCAGACGATATTAGCGCCTTTTTCACCCTTGGTGGTTTCACCACGGCCGTCTTTATCATTGTCGGCACCACCACGTTTTTCTCACTCATCTTTGCCGCTCTCAATGCGCTCAATTTGCAAGAGTGGATTGCCAGGAAGATCGCTGACTATCTCACTGCCGAGACGGGCGTCACTGTCGTGTTCGAGAGCGCCATCGTGCCAAAGTGGAAGGAGAGCAAGATCAGCTTCAAGAATGTCTTTATTTCTCGTCGCGCGCATAGTGACGTCGACTCGTTGCTCGAGGAGAGGAGGCAAAAGGCACGTGACCGCAACCGAGATCGACCCAACAAGGTCAAGCGGCGTACTGCTCTCACCGCTGGCGATGGTATGGCGTGGGAAGGTACACACTacgacgaggtggaagaggtggcTCCGCCCATGAGCGACGAAGCTCGTGGAGAGGATCTAGCCGAGGACGACACGATCAACACCAACTACACCATGTTTGACCTGCAGGttgactcgatcgacgtgACGCTGAGTCTGCAGCGCTGGTTCGATGGCAAGGGACTCGTTGAGGATGCCGTTGTTCGTGGTGTTAGAGGAatcgtcgatcgacgcAATGTATTTTGGGACCCGAACAAACCCTACGATCCGAAAGCCGCACGACGAGCGCCCCGCCACGGCGACTTTGAGCTGGAGTcgctggtggtggaagaCTTCCTCGTTACCGTGTACCAACCGAACGACTTCCGGCCGTTCAACTTCAGTATCTTTAGCGCGCACATCcccaagctgcgcaagcagTGGCTCTTCTACGACCTGCTCAGTGCGGATTCGATCACGGGCCAGGTGGACGGATGTCTGTTCAGCCTGCATAAGCCACAGAATATCAGCCGCACGGTAGAGCAGGATCGCGAGATCTCGAATTCAAAGTGGAAGACCATGTCGCGCATGCGGGTGGATGGTGTGAATTTCGACCATATCCAGAACCAGTCGGATCTGACAGGTCCCATCTCGTGGATTCTGTCGGGCAAGTTCGATGTGGTGGCGGACATCAAGTTCCCACGCGATCTAGATGACGAGGCTGACATTAATACGATCATCATCGAGGTGTTGGACAATTTGACGGCGGCGCTGTCGGGCGAGTCGAATCGAGActgcgacgacgatccgATTCCAGGTCAACATCGCTTGAGCGGTCCAGCGATCGAAGCGCCCGTGTCTGCGGTGGGAGCTACAGCCGAGCGAGTGCGCAAGGAGAACGAAGAAGCGCGacgccaaggtcgagatcCTTCGAGCGCTGGCGTACAAAGGCGAGCTGTGGCGGATGCGAACGCGACGTCGGACAACAGCAccgagtcgtcgtcgtcatcgtcgttgtcgcCGCAGCTAACGCAAGACGGCGAGAAGACGAAAACGTCGATCCCACCGCCGACAGTGGTTATCGACATGGACGTACGATTCAAAGACATCAAAGCGGCGGTTCCTCTGTTCACCAACGACATCAGCTACCGCACCAACGCCTTTGTGCGTCCGATTGTCGCGTTTATGAACGCCAACAAGACGCTCATCCCGATTCGGTGTCGCATCGTCATGGATCTGAGCGAGTTCGATGGCTCACTCGACCTTGCGCAGACGGGCCTGCTGCCCGTGGTTTCTGAGAAGATCTACGAGGCGTTGGCCAACCACGTGGCTAGTCAGAACGCGTCCACAAAGAGGCTCAAGAATGTCAGTCTCTGGTCGTTGCAGGTGAGCGCCAATGCTGCGTTGAATCTGGTCACACTGCTGAGAAATACGATGGCTAGGACAACAGGGACAAACGGCGCAATCGCGACCAAGCACTCAAattga
- a CDS encoding putative U6 snRNA-associated Sm-like protein, protein MAQVERSSPAAAASTGPSPLGSVTEPFDLIRLSISERVYVKLRGDRELRGTLHAYDGHMNLILGDVEETIYVVDVNDESGSETVRVVKRQSEMLFVRGDSVILVSPPSST, encoded by the exons ATGGCGCAAGTCGAACGATCATCCCCAGCGGCGGCCGCCAGTACGGGACCATCACCCCTCGGCTCGGTAACAGAACCATTCGATCTTATCCGTCTGTCCATTTCAGAACGTGTCTACGTCAAGTTGAGGGGCGACCGTGAACTGCGTGGCACATTGCAT GCATACGATGGACACATGAACTTGATCCTGGGTGATGTGGAGGAGACCATCTACGTTGTTGATGTCAACGACGAAAGTGGGTCTGAGACTGTTCGA GTGGTTAAACGTCAAAGCGAAATGCTCTTTGTCCGTGGAGATAGCGTCATTCTCGTCTCGCCTCCTTCCAGCACCTAG